In a genomic window of [Empedobacter] haloabium:
- a CDS encoding VOC family protein translates to MNKQIIFNLAVKDLDKSRAFFSALGFTFNRQWSSDSTAFMNIVDGTIHAMLMTEDFFRSLIDKPLAQAKEANEVIICLSCESREELDSLIAKAVAAGGRTPHPPEDHGFMYDQGFEDLDGHLWNLVWTAPQR, encoded by the coding sequence ATGAACAAGCAGATCATCTTCAACCTGGCAGTCAAGGACCTGGACAAATCGCGCGCGTTCTTTTCAGCGCTCGGGTTTACTTTCAACCGGCAATGGAGCAGCGACAGCACCGCGTTCATGAACATCGTGGACGGCACCATCCACGCCATGCTGATGACCGAGGATTTCTTCCGCTCCCTGATCGACAAGCCGCTGGCCCAGGCGAAGGAAGCCAACGAAGTCATCATTTGCCTGAGCTGCGAAAGCCGGGAGGAACTGGACAGCCTGATCGCCAAGGCCGTCGCGGCCGGTGGGCGCACGCCGCATCCGCCCGAGGATCACGGCTTCATGTATGACCAGGGCTTCGAGGACCTGGACGGTCATCTGTGGAACCTGGTGTGGACGGCGCCGCAGCGGTAA
- a CDS encoding DUF2892 domain-containing protein, with translation MRNLTGKESAVRAIGGIMLVAGAVVAWYQGETTAGLGLVAAGLGAMLSGLFGYCPACALAGRCGLRKRGG, from the coding sequence ATGAGGAATCTGACGGGCAAGGAAAGCGCCGTGCGCGCCATTGGCGGCATCATGCTGGTCGCGGGCGCGGTTGTGGCCTGGTATCAGGGAGAGACGACCGCCGGGCTGGGTTTGGTGGCGGCCGGGCTGGGTGCCATGTTGTCCGGCTTGTTCGGCTATTGCCCGGCATGCGCATTGGCGGGGCGCTGCGGCCTGCGCAAGCGGGGAGGCTGA